Proteins from a genomic interval of Chanos chanos chromosome 3, fChaCha1.1, whole genome shotgun sequence:
- the pa2g4b gene encoding proliferation-associated protein 2G4b yields the protein MSGDDDQQEQTIADDLVVTKYKMAADIANQALRVVVEAAKAGASVLALCEKGDAFVLTETSKVFKREKEIKKGIAFPTCVSVNNCVCHLSPLKSDPDYTLKDGDLVKIDLGVHVDGFISNVAHSFVVGATKDAPVTGRKADVIKAAHLCAEAALRLVKPGNQNTQVTEAWNKIAQSFKCTPIEGMLSHQLKQHVIDGEKTIIQNPTDQQKKDHEKAEFEVHEVYAVDVLISTGEGKAKDSGQRTTIYKRDPSKQYGLKMKTSRVFFSEVERRFDTMPFTLRAFEDEGKARLGVVECAKHELLQPFNVLHEKEGEYVAQFKFTVLLMANGPLRITNGLFDPDLYKSEHEVQDPELKTLLQSSASRKAQKKKKKKASKTAENATGQPTEGENEAAE from the exons ATGTCAGGAGACGACGACCAGCAAGAGCAGACCATCGCTGATGACTTGGTTGTCACCAAGTATAAAATGGCAGCTGACATTGCCAACC AGGCCTTGCGGGTCGTTGTGGAGGCGGCAAAAGCTGGTGCGTCCGTGCTCGCTCTGTGTGAAAAGGGTGATGCCTTCGTCCTGACAGAGACGAGCAAGGTGTtcaagagggagaaagagataaagaaag GAATTGCCTTTCCTACTTGTGTCTCGGtcaataactgtgtgtgtcactTATCTCCTCTGAAGAGTGACCCTGACTACACGTTAAAAGATGGAGACCTGGTTAAAAT TGATCTGGGAGTGCACGTGGATGGATTTATCTCTAACGTTGCTCACAGCTTTGTGGTTGGCGCGACCAAG GATGCCCCGGTGACTGGCCGAAAGGCTGATGTGATCAAGGCAGCTCATCTTTGTGCTGAGGCCGCTCTGCGTCTTGTCAAGCCTGGGAACCAg AACACGCAGGTCACTGAGGCTTGGAATAAGATTGCCCAGTCATTCAAATGCACGCCCATTGAGG GCATGTTGTCCCATCAGCTAAAGCAGCATGTCATTGACGGAGAGAAGACCATCATTCAGAACCCCACAGACCAGCAAAA gaaGGACCATGAGAAGGCAGAGTTTGAGGTGCATGAAGTCTACGCTGTGGACGTGCTTATCAGCACGGGAGAGGGGAAG GCAAAAGACTCCGGACAGAGGACCACCATCTACAAGAGAGACCCCAGCAAGCAGTACGGCCTGAAGATGAAGACTTCCAGAGTGTTCTTCAGCGAGGTGGAGAGGCGCTTTGACACCATGCCCTTCACTCTCAG ggcATTCGAGGATGAGGGCAAGGCTCGTCTGGGCGTGGTAGAGTGTGCGAAACACGAACTGCTGCAGCCTTTTAATGTCCTGCATGAGAAAGAGG GGGAGTATGTGGCTCAGTTCAAATTCACTGTGCTCCTCATGGCCAACGGGCCCCTCAGAATCACCAACGGGCTGTTTGATCCAGATCTCTACAAGTCTGAGCACGAAGTCCAGGATCCTGAGCTTAAG ACCTTGCTGCAAAGCTCAGCAAGCCGTAAGgctcagaagaagaaaaaaaagaag GCTTCCAAGACTGCCGAGAACGCCACGGGCCAACCGACGGAGGGTGAGAACGAGGCCGCTGAGTAG